CCATAACCATTTGGCCAAAAGCAGGGATGATGTAAAAATGCTGGCGGTAGGTTATGGCTCCCAGAATGACGAAGCTTTGCTAAAGAACCATGGAATCATGGTTTTAGGCAATGCCCCGGAAACTCTTATGCCCTTAATATTTAAGGCTTCCGATATTTATGTGACCTGTTCTAAATGGGAGGGGTTTGACCTGCCGGTAGCAGAAGCCCATAGTTTCAGCAAGCCTTCTGTTTGCTATGATATAGGGGCCCATCCAGAAATTACCAAGGATGGGGAAACTGGATTCATAGTTAAGGATCAATCCCAATTCATTGATAAGCTAAACCTCCTAATATCTGATAAGGATTTAAGGGATAGCATGGGAAAGGCTGCCTACCAGTTTTCCAAAAAGTTTAACTGGCGGGATACAGTAGATAAATACGATCAACAGATAAAACAGATGCTCAGCCTGCAAGATACAGATATAGTACCCCGGGATTTTAAACAGGAAGAAATACCGGATAAGTTCCCCCCGGTTACCGCCCTCATAGTCAATTACAATTCCAGCTTTGAATGCCTGGAAGAATGCATTGCCTCTCTTAAGGAGCAGACTTATCAAAACCTGGAAATACTTCTTTTTGATAATAACAGTGATAACGACATACTGACCCGCATCAGGCAGAGGTTTAGCGGTATCAAGATTATTAAATCTACCCAGAACCTGGGATTGGGAAGAGCTATAAACCGGGCCCTGGAAAGCATAGACAGCCCTTATGTGCTGATATCCAATTTTGATGTGGCCTACGATAAAAGGGCGGTAGAAGAATGCGTTAATATGATAGGAAGCCTGGACAGGAAGTATATTGGCCTGGCTCCCAAGATTAAGTTTTACTACATGAGGGATTTTATAGAAAGTGCCGGCATTTACCTGGATAAATCCTATTATATTGGCTATCAGGGCATAGGCCAGCTGGACCTGGACCAGTATGACCGGGATGAAAATGTGTTTGGATGCTCTTTTACTTCTGCCTTTATAAAAACCAAGGCTTTTTCGGAGGAAGTGGTAGGTAAAATAGACCCCAGTTTCTTCCTGTTCTATGAAGATGTGGATTTCTGCTATAGGGCCAACCTCTATGGCTATGCATTTAGGACCTGTCCCACCGCCATAGTTTATCACAAATATGCTTACAGCTTCCGGGATGCGGCTACCGGGTGGCAGACCAAATATTATTACCAGAAACTCAACCTGTTAAAAACCTTGTATAAGAATGCTGAAGAAGCAAATCTGGTGCGGGTAAAAAACATTGAGCTGGGAATACAGAAACAGAACCTAAAAGATGCTAACCTTAAATCCACAGCTAAAAAGATAACCAGAAACTACAAAAAAAGCTTGCCCTATCTCAAACAGGAAAGGGCCAATATCCAGATGTCCAGGAAATTATTTGATGAAGATGTACTTAAGTATTGCTGGGGTGAATCTAACTTTTTTGATTTTGTAGAAAATGTGCCCCAGTACTCCCTAACCAACTTGTCTAAAACCTATCAAAGGCTTTATGCCCTGGTAGGCAATAAGACTTATGAAGACTATATCACTTATCTACAGAATCTGAGCCAGACCAAGTTCAGGATTGAAATAGATAAGGTAAGAAGACTGCTGCACAGCAAACTGGAATACGAAAGGCAGTCAGTACATAATTTTATTGACAGATTAAGTTAGCATGCAAATTGGAATAGATATTTCAACCCTGGCCAATCATGGACAGGATATTGGGGCCGGACGCTATATTTTCAATCTGGTAGAGCACCTTGCCGGTTTGGACCATAGTAACCAAATTAAACTGGTGGCCAGGTGCACTACCCGCCAGAACCTGGAAGTCATAGGACAGCTTACCCAAAGGGATAATGTTGCAGCAAAGCTCGTTTTTACCAGTGATAAAAAGCTTTCCTGGTGGGACAAATTTAATTTTCCCCCCTATGAGTTTTTAGGCTACAGGGCGGATTTGCTTCATTGCCCCGATTTTATGATCGGCCCTACCTTAAACCGTAACCTGGTGCTTACTATAAATGATTTGGCCTTTATCCGTTATCCTGAGTTTAACTTTGACTGGTTTATAGAAAAATATACCAAACAGGTTAAAGCCAATGCCATAAGGGCCAAAAAAATCATTGCCATATCCCATAGCACCCGCCAGGATATTATCAAATTTTTGGGCATACCGGAGGAAAAAATTGAAGTGATCTACCCCGCAGCAGACCATATCTTCAACAAGCTGGAACACCCGGATAAGGAAGTATGCAAAAAATATAACCTGGATGGCAATTTTATCTTGTCAGTGGGAACCATTGAACCCAGGAAGAATTATCCAGCCTTGATAGAGGCTTTCAATAATATAAAAAAAGATTTTAAGCAATTAAAGCTGGCTATTGTGGGCAGGACAGGATGGAAAAGCGAGGCCAGCTTTAAGGCTAAAGAGGACAGCCCACATAGCCAGGATATATTGTTTTTAGGCCGGGTTCCTGACCAGGATCTGGTGCATCTATATAATCAAGCTATGATTTTTGTGTATCCTTCAATATTTGAAGGTTTTGGTTTGCCTGTCCTGGAGGCTATGAGCTGCGGTTTGCCGGTAATTGCAGGTAATACTTCATCATTGCCTGAGGTAGTGGAAGATAGTGGGATATTGGTTAATTTAGAGGAAAGCAATGCCTTGGGCCAGGCTGTAGTTAAACTACTTTCAGATAATAGCTTAAGAGAAG
The DNA window shown above is from Actinomycetota bacterium and carries:
- a CDS encoding glycosyltransferase translates to MKEINIAFITDRMIKGHGVDLVVDRMADGLAKKGYHTRVYCNYHDETFTSRKSYHITTLPYVRPVRNPIVYERWIRKLVPFFQKRKIDLFVIQSFPFYSLIPKLKQPVLVVDHGIISTAGMPYRRRLFYRYQQLSQNLSYFRQAEKIITVSKFLLSCLPAKLQAKAGYIYNGCNHYKLADMPDDERVANFRQELGVKTDDILLLFVGRLNISNQPYKGVDELIHIHNHLAKSRDDVKMLAVGYGSQNDEALLKNHGIMVLGNAPETLMPLIFKASDIYVTCSKWEGFDLPVAEAHSFSKPSVCYDIGAHPEITKDGETGFIVKDQSQFIDKLNLLISDKDLRDSMGKAAYQFSKKFNWRDTVDKYDQQIKQMLSLQDTDIVPRDFKQEEIPDKFPPVTALIVNYNSSFECLEECIASLKEQTYQNLEILLFDNNSDNDILTRIRQRFSGIKIIKSTQNLGLGRAINRALESIDSPYVLISNFDVAYDKRAVEECVNMIGSLDRKYIGLAPKIKFYYMRDFIESAGIYLDKSYYIGYQGIGQLDLDQYDRDENVFGCSFTSAFIKTKAFSEEVVGKIDPSFFLFYEDVDFCYRANLYGYAFRTCPTAIVYHKYAYSFRDAATGWQTKYYYQKLNLLKTLYKNAEEANLVRVKNIELGIQKQNLKDANLKSTAKKITRNYKKSLPYLKQERANIQMSRKLFDEDVLKYCWGESNFFDFVENVPQYSLTNLSKTYQRLYALVGNKTYEDYITYLQNLSQTKFRIEIDKVRRLLHSKLEYERQSVHNFIDRLS
- a CDS encoding glycosyltransferase family 1 protein, with the translated sequence MQIGIDISTLANHGQDIGAGRYIFNLVEHLAGLDHSNQIKLVARCTTRQNLEVIGQLTQRDNVAAKLVFTSDKKLSWWDKFNFPPYEFLGYRADLLHCPDFMIGPTLNRNLVLTINDLAFIRYPEFNFDWFIEKYTKQVKANAIRAKKIIAISHSTRQDIIKFLGIPEEKIEVIYPAADHIFNKLEHPDKEVCKKYNLDGNFILSVGTIEPRKNYPALIEAFNNIKKDFKQLKLAIVGRTGWKSEASFKAKEDSPHSQDILFLGRVPDQDLVHLYNQAMIFVYPSIFEGFGLPVLEAMSCGLPVIAGNTSSLPEVVEDSGILVNLEESNALGQAVVKLLSDNSLREELANKALTRAAKFSWEENARATLALYKQL